One window of the Brevundimonas goettingensis genome contains the following:
- a CDS encoding DUF7662 domain-containing protein — protein sequence MAKYAPLASFLRRQKRAEVDLTFRDIERIVGGILPKAAAMDGWWRPEPSGPLMPQHIAFADAGFVAEPQTRAETVHFVRLDAARSFSDAEQAEDRSGTS from the coding sequence ATGGCCAAATACGCGCCCCTCGCATCCTTCCTTCGCCGCCAGAAGCGAGCCGAAGTGGATCTGACGTTCCGTGACATCGAACGGATTGTGGGCGGCATTTTGCCCAAAGCCGCGGCCATGGACGGATGGTGGCGACCGGAGCCATCCGGGCCGTTGATGCCCCAGCACATCGCTTTCGCAGACGCCGGCTTCGTCGCCGAACCGCAAACGCGAGCCGAAACCGTGCACTTCGTTCGACTGGACGCCGCCCGGTCATTCTCGGACGCGGAGCAGGCCGAGGATCGGAGCGGGACAAGCTGA
- a CDS encoding asparagine synthase-related protein, producing the protein MGDTAAALEALAAPMRRRLAGAGWSRRVSHPFVEVYAPSDRLAVTAGLDGHGVLIGEMYDNTGRTVSASERGTLACRPMDAASARRLVAEHWGRYVIVRRTGGDAAILRDPSGAIEAVCWRRSGVTLVASSAPPVLDPLLPDDMALNWEAVARLIGRGGEYRHDLALDGLTPIAAGELRTLGAGGSHGVQVWRPADVYRRGRGRPPELRSAVQTAVRSLAGDRTWVAEVSGGLDSAIVAASLEMSQRDRVAAWVNHYVEQPEGDERAYARAVVARQGDVLTEVRREGLTLSAERLARTADAFRPATNDIDTDYNDDIAARIREGGAWGSLTGQGGDAVFFQMPSPLIAFDELQERGVRARPAAVHRIARWTRRSLWPSAWIRALQEHRRSRADWDHPWLDDLRGVPPAKALQISILAFCQTFQGQAARSLHGVCVNPLLSQPVMEAGLSWSTVDLTWGGRDRAAARNAFRDVLPPSIYARRSKGELGAFYGEAVASHLPFLRDYLLGGALAQAGLLNDLEADLSREALLWRGGFSRLLTLALTEAWVRRWTARLEARSR; encoded by the coding sequence GTGGGCGACACGGCCGCCGCGCTCGAAGCGCTCGCGGCCCCGATGCGCCGACGGCTCGCTGGCGCGGGATGGTCGCGCCGGGTCTCGCACCCTTTCGTTGAGGTCTATGCGCCGTCAGACCGGCTTGCGGTCACAGCGGGGCTGGACGGCCATGGCGTCCTGATCGGCGAGATGTACGACAACACGGGTCGGACGGTTTCAGCTTCGGAACGCGGGACCTTGGCCTGCCGGCCCATGGATGCAGCTTCCGCCCGGCGGTTGGTGGCGGAGCATTGGGGCCGCTACGTGATCGTCCGACGCACCGGGGGCGATGCCGCAATTCTGCGTGATCCGTCCGGCGCGATCGAGGCCGTCTGCTGGCGCAGGTCCGGCGTCACCCTCGTCGCCTCAAGCGCGCCGCCTGTTCTCGATCCCCTGCTGCCCGATGACATGGCTTTGAACTGGGAGGCCGTGGCTCGGCTGATCGGTCGCGGCGGCGAGTACCGTCACGATCTCGCCCTCGACGGGCTGACGCCCATCGCGGCCGGAGAATTGCGCACGCTCGGCGCAGGCGGCTCTCACGGCGTGCAGGTGTGGCGGCCGGCGGACGTCTATCGTCGCGGGCGCGGCCGCCCGCCCGAACTTCGTTCGGCCGTGCAGACGGCGGTGCGCAGCCTCGCCGGCGATCGCACATGGGTCGCCGAGGTCAGCGGCGGCCTCGACTCGGCGATCGTCGCGGCGTCCCTCGAAATGTCGCAGCGGGATCGCGTCGCGGCCTGGGTGAACCACTACGTTGAGCAGCCCGAAGGCGACGAGCGGGCCTATGCGCGGGCGGTGGTGGCGCGTCAGGGTGATGTGCTGACCGAAGTGCGGCGCGAAGGGCTGACCCTGTCGGCCGAGCGCCTAGCGCGCACGGCGGACGCTTTCCGACCCGCCACTAATGACATCGATACGGACTATAATGACGACATTGCCGCCCGCATCCGGGAGGGTGGGGCCTGGGGGTCGCTGACGGGACAGGGCGGCGACGCGGTCTTCTTCCAGATGCCGAGCCCGCTGATCGCCTTCGACGAATTACAGGAGCGCGGAGTCAGGGCGCGACCGGCGGCCGTGCACCGGATCGCGCGCTGGACCCGCCGATCGCTCTGGCCGTCGGCCTGGATCCGGGCGTTGCAGGAACACCGGCGCAGCCGCGCCGATTGGGATCATCCCTGGCTCGACGACCTGCGGGGCGTTCCGCCCGCCAAGGCCCTGCAGATTTCCATCCTCGCCTTCTGCCAGACCTTCCAGGGGCAGGCCGCGCGGAGCCTGCACGGGGTCTGCGTCAACCCGCTGCTGAGCCAGCCCGTAATGGAGGCGGGTCTGTCGTGGTCGACCGTCGATCTGACCTGGGGCGGCCGGGACCGGGCTGCGGCCCGAAATGCGTTTCGGGACGTCCTGCCTCCGTCAATCTACGCCCGCCGTTCAAAGGGCGAACTCGGCGCCTTCTACGGCGAGGCCGTCGCGAGCCATCTGCCCTTCCTGCGGGACTATCTGCTGGGCGGGGCCCTCGCCCAGGCGGGGTTGCTGAACGACCTGGAGGCGGACCTTTCCCGGGAGGCGCTGCTTTGGCGCGGCGGCTTCTCCCGCCTGCTCACCCTGGCGCTGACGGAGGCCTGGGTTCGACGGTGGACGGCGCGGCTGGAAGCGCGTTCGCGGTGA
- a CDS encoding ammonium transporter family protein yields the protein MKVSNLLAAAGAILTLSAGAALAAEGCDCCKDMAADAAMTCCDEMKPEPAPAEPAPPAPAPSDTPAPQGHADHN from the coding sequence ATGAAGGTTTCCAACCTGCTGGCCGCCGCCGGAGCGATTCTGACCCTGAGCGCGGGCGCGGCTCTGGCGGCCGAAGGCTGCGATTGTTGCAAGGACATGGCCGCAGACGCCGCCATGACGTGCTGCGACGAGATGAAGCCTGAGCCCGCCCCGGCGGAACCCGCGCCGCCCGCGCCAGCGCCCTCGGACACGCCAGCCCCCCAGGGGCACGCCGACCACAACTGA
- a CDS encoding TonB-dependent receptor, whose protein sequence is MGHRFTSTALAALMMGVTTPVAAQSVDAVRAFSIGAGPLERSLPVFAQQSGLQILYPSALVAGRQSPAVTGDFTAEAALAQLLRGTGLTYRQSRPNVFVLVDPSARAEAEAEATQLEEVVVTGSYFRGVDSPSPVTVLTQDDVARQGRATVAETLAALPQNFTGAAYEGSANTGADRSARNSGAATGLNLRGLGADATLVLVNGRRIAGTGLSGDFADVSNIPSSAIARVDVLLDGASALYGADAVGGVVNIILKSQFDQAESRLRVGGTSDGGAEEVLVSHVGGFNWSSGSLVAAYEFHDRGELRSEDRRVTSSADLRPLGGSDWRLVYSAPGNLMAQDSVTGSYRPIFAIPRDQDGTGLTPADFRANEVNLTNQNQGQWFLPHQRRHSLFAAARQNLPFGFSLDGDIRYTERNHTLQTPADTGIVAITSANPHFVSPVGATRHDIAYSWIDELGPALSEGRTRSVSGALGLNGAIRDWNLSAYVSGGREFSSRTLSNRVQTTFLQEALGSRADIPTTTFRTAVDGFFNPYGDPANTSAAMRAHIGSGYSWTDHTTTVASANLKADGSLLELAGGPLRMAVGVDLRRERFETEGENFLSGVAPRIVAPLVYERDVSAAFVEFRAPFVSAANARPGLERLEFSLAARIEDHEGVGQSTNPKVGLLYSPTPDLLLRASHGTSFRAPALRELFTAYALGPTFLNRGGVNVLAVVQYGGNPDLRPETAASTTAGFVWTPAALSGVRLEGGWFRTRFEDRIGNPVLENLTNVLNDPALSPFVRFVSPATNAEDRALVQSLLDHPGNFNPTVMPVTAYGVIVDNRFVNAAAVEVEGLDLSARYRFDLGAGQMSVDGSITHLLTNDRQITDASPNEDLLGDPHFPARWRGRIGGQWLRGPLTVGLIANYVSGGRDPVGGRSIDDWATFDGQVRYDFRGWGDGLSLSLNVLNLANSEPPFYDASRGIGYDAANTNALGRQISLQLVKRW, encoded by the coding sequence ATGGGTCACAGGTTCACTTCAACCGCGCTCGCCGCGCTGATGATGGGTGTAACGACGCCGGTAGCCGCGCAGTCGGTCGACGCCGTGCGCGCGTTCAGCATCGGGGCTGGGCCGCTCGAGCGAAGCCTGCCGGTCTTCGCCCAGCAGAGCGGACTGCAGATCCTCTATCCCAGCGCCCTCGTCGCCGGACGTCAGTCCCCGGCCGTCACCGGCGATTTCACGGCGGAGGCGGCGCTCGCCCAGTTGCTGCGCGGGACAGGCCTCACCTATCGCCAGAGCCGGCCGAACGTGTTCGTGCTGGTCGATCCGTCGGCCCGCGCAGAGGCGGAAGCCGAAGCCACCCAGCTCGAAGAGGTCGTGGTCACGGGCAGCTATTTCCGGGGCGTCGACAGCCCCTCGCCGGTCACGGTGTTGACCCAGGACGACGTGGCGCGGCAGGGGCGGGCGACGGTGGCCGAGACCCTCGCCGCCCTCCCCCAGAATTTCACCGGCGCCGCCTATGAGGGCTCCGCGAACACCGGCGCGGATCGCTCGGCCCGGAACAGCGGCGCGGCGACCGGCCTGAACCTGCGCGGACTCGGCGCAGACGCGACCCTCGTCCTGGTCAACGGCCGGCGGATCGCCGGCACCGGCCTCTCCGGCGACTTCGCGGACGTGTCCAACATTCCGTCCAGCGCGATCGCGAGGGTGGACGTGCTGCTGGACGGCGCTTCAGCGCTCTACGGCGCGGACGCGGTCGGCGGCGTCGTCAACATCATCCTGAAATCCCAGTTCGACCAGGCCGAGAGCCGCTTGCGGGTGGGCGGCACGAGCGACGGCGGCGCCGAGGAAGTTCTGGTGTCCCATGTCGGCGGGTTCAATTGGTCGAGCGGAAGCCTGGTCGCAGCCTACGAGTTTCACGATCGCGGGGAGCTCCGATCTGAGGATCGCCGGGTGACCTCCAGCGCCGACCTGCGCCCCTTGGGCGGGTCGGACTGGCGGCTGGTCTACAGCGCGCCCGGCAACCTGATGGCGCAGGATTCTGTCACGGGCTCTTATCGGCCCATCTTCGCCATTCCTCGCGATCAGGACGGGACAGGGCTCACCCCGGCCGACTTCCGGGCCAATGAGGTCAACCTCACGAACCAGAACCAGGGCCAGTGGTTCCTGCCGCACCAGCGTCGGCACAGCCTCTTCGCCGCGGCGCGGCAGAACCTTCCCTTCGGCTTCAGCCTTGACGGCGACATCCGCTACACGGAACGGAACCACACGCTCCAGACGCCGGCCGACACCGGCATCGTGGCGATCACCTCCGCCAATCCTCATTTCGTGTCTCCGGTGGGCGCGACCCGCCACGATATCGCCTATTCCTGGATCGACGAACTGGGACCGGCGCTCTCGGAAGGCCGTACGCGCAGCGTCAGCGGAGCCCTTGGTCTCAACGGCGCGATCCGGGACTGGAACCTGTCGGCGTATGTCAGCGGCGGTCGGGAGTTCAGCAGCCGGACGCTGTCCAACCGCGTGCAGACGACTTTCCTTCAAGAGGCCCTTGGGTCACGGGCGGACATACCGACCACGACGTTCAGGACGGCGGTCGACGGATTCTTCAATCCCTACGGCGATCCCGCCAACACCAGCGCGGCGATGCGCGCGCATATCGGCTCGGGCTATTCCTGGACCGACCACACGACCACCGTGGCGTCGGCGAACCTCAAGGCCGACGGATCGCTCCTGGAGCTCGCCGGCGGGCCGCTGCGCATGGCTGTCGGCGTCGATCTTCGCCGGGAGCGGTTCGAGACCGAAGGTGAGAATTTCCTCTCCGGCGTGGCGCCGCGCATCGTCGCCCCGCTCGTTTATGAACGCGACGTCTCGGCGGCCTTCGTCGAGTTCCGCGCGCCGTTCGTGAGCGCCGCCAACGCCCGCCCCGGACTGGAACGTCTGGAGTTCTCCCTAGCGGCGCGGATCGAAGACCATGAGGGTGTCGGGCAATCCACCAACCCCAAGGTCGGTCTGCTCTACAGCCCGACGCCCGACCTGCTGCTGCGCGCGAGCCATGGGACATCATTCCGGGCGCCGGCGCTCCGGGAGCTGTTCACGGCCTACGCCCTGGGCCCGACCTTCCTCAACCGTGGCGGCGTCAATGTCCTCGCGGTCGTCCAGTACGGCGGCAATCCGGATCTGCGCCCGGAAACCGCCGCCTCAACCACGGCGGGCTTCGTCTGGACGCCGGCGGCCCTGAGCGGCGTCCGGCTGGAAGGCGGGTGGTTCCGGACCCGGTTCGAGGATCGCATCGGCAACCCGGTCCTTGAGAACCTGACGAATGTTCTCAACGACCCTGCCCTGTCCCCCTTCGTCCGTTTCGTGAGCCCGGCCACGAACGCGGAAGATCGCGCCCTCGTCCAGTCGCTGCTGGACCACCCCGGCAACTTCAACCCGACCGTCATGCCCGTCACCGCCTATGGCGTGATCGTGGACAACCGCTTCGTCAACGCCGCCGCCGTCGAGGTCGAGGGGCTGGACCTGTCGGCGCGATATCGCTTCGACTTGGGCGCCGGTCAGATGTCGGTCGACGGATCGATCACCCATCTCCTGACCAATGATCGTCAGATCACCGACGCCTCCCCGAACGAAGACCTGCTGGGAGATCCGCACTTTCCCGCTCGCTGGCGAGGCCGGATCGGCGGTCAGTGGCTCAGGGGCCCTCTGACGGTCGGCCTGATCGCCAACTATGTCAGCGGGGGTCGAGACCCGGTCGGCGGTCGAAGCATTGACGACTGGGCGACCTTCGACGGTCAGGTCCGCTACGACTTCCGGGGCTGGGGCGACGGTCTCTCCCTCTCCCTGAACGTCCTCAATCTCGCAAACTCGGAGCCGCCGTTCTACGACGCGTCGCGGGGGATCGGGTACGACGCCGCCAACACCAATGCACTTGGCCGTCAGATCTCGTTGCAACTCGTCAAGCGCTGGTGA
- a CDS encoding S9 family peptidase — protein sequence MRKRLSCALAALALGCPTTGASEPLTLDTLLGLESFGRIAVDPSGEVIVFEERRARDDLPRYDLQPEGALRYARLYRADVETPTRVRPLLPMEEDAGYTAGPFSPDGSKLVVFRLQALEFRVGIADLVSGVVVWTDISPETGAWGRSVEWLSEDVFVALGMPDGGLPQRLADTNRTQRELPPLWDRAAQGEAAFVSVGLGPEPERPPRDLWRIDARTGAATRLARGPFLDLEASPDGRHIALLVDRALQPLPSPGAATEFRRVRALRLVDSRSGETRDPPEARDVSTSLLTWSSASDALLVAAIDDDRPRLLAVGPTGATRDVTPPGVAPVVPLDFHGLPTAEAGWIGEMVALHGRDRDEEGWFLSGERLSALAPDARLIAQGASGALFSSRGRVVRLVSDGSSEDLGAFASVIRSDGPLGQRALAGPLKQDSAAVSEPAGRLCRTPADPGPVVCVTGPSGAAVSWSQGLAVARGAEGRAVNRLTVIRGTSTETIWSLNPELDEVDLASARRVEGPGGTAGWLYAPAQGGGSPPVIVIPYPDRVYATPPPTMRPEAGNLTLNGQLLVAAGYAVLYPDLPVGPEPAAGLADRILAVVDAAAAEGLVDGDRIGLWGHSFGAWAVVLSASQSPRFKAVVALNGSYDLAGSLGRLSNHARLAGENEAAIMGTARWLESGQVGMHASYWSDPERYRRGSAFEQADRITAAVLLVQGEMDHATGEAEGMYAALRRLQRPAALLYLIGEDHSLHNPGNARIYYEQVIGWFDRYLTANALPAAPSTVEPRPPSAPG from the coding sequence ATGCGCAAACGTCTGTCCTGCGCGCTGGCCGCGCTGGCTCTGGGCTGCCCGACGACGGGCGCGTCTGAGCCCCTGACCCTCGACACCCTCCTCGGGCTTGAGAGCTTCGGGCGGATCGCCGTCGATCCGTCCGGTGAAGTGATCGTGTTCGAGGAGCGGCGCGCGCGGGACGATCTGCCACGCTACGACCTGCAGCCCGAAGGGGCCCTCCGCTACGCCCGCCTCTATCGGGCCGATGTTGAGACCCCAACCCGTGTCCGTCCGCTTCTGCCGATGGAGGAGGACGCAGGCTACACCGCCGGCCCGTTCTCCCCCGACGGCAGCAAGCTCGTGGTCTTCCGCCTGCAGGCCCTGGAGTTCCGCGTGGGGATCGCCGATCTGGTCAGCGGCGTGGTCGTGTGGACCGACATCTCCCCGGAGACGGGAGCCTGGGGTCGGTCCGTGGAATGGCTGTCAGAGGACGTCTTCGTGGCGCTCGGCATGCCGGACGGCGGCTTGCCGCAGCGTCTGGCCGACACCAACCGGACCCAGAGAGAACTGCCCCCGCTCTGGGACCGGGCGGCGCAAGGGGAGGCGGCCTTCGTTTCGGTCGGGCTTGGGCCCGAACCGGAGCGACCGCCTCGCGACCTCTGGCGGATCGACGCCCGGACCGGGGCCGCGACCCGTCTCGCCAGAGGACCCTTCCTCGACCTGGAGGCGTCTCCGGACGGTCGCCATATCGCCCTGTTGGTCGACCGCGCCCTCCAGCCCTTGCCCTCTCCGGGCGCCGCCACGGAGTTTCGACGCGTGCGCGCCCTCCGGCTCGTCGACAGTCGCTCCGGCGAAACCCGGGACCCGCCCGAGGCCCGAGACGTCTCGACAAGCCTGCTGACCTGGTCGTCGGCGTCCGACGCCCTGCTGGTCGCCGCGATCGATGACGACCGTCCCCGCCTTCTCGCCGTCGGCCCGACCGGCGCGACGCGGGACGTCACCCCGCCGGGCGTCGCCCCGGTCGTCCCGCTCGACTTCCACGGATTGCCGACGGCCGAAGCCGGTTGGATAGGTGAAATGGTCGCCCTGCACGGCCGTGATCGGGATGAAGAGGGTTGGTTCTTGAGCGGCGAGAGGCTCTCGGCCTTGGCGCCGGACGCCCGCCTCATCGCTCAAGGAGCCAGCGGGGCTTTGTTCTCCAGTCGCGGACGGGTCGTCCGCCTGGTCTCCGATGGGTCGTCCGAAGACCTCGGTGCGTTCGCCTCGGTCATTCGGTCGGATGGCCCGCTTGGCCAGCGGGCCCTGGCGGGTCCATTAAAACAAGACAGCGCCGCGGTGTCGGAGCCGGCGGGACGACTGTGCCGGACCCCGGCCGACCCGGGCCCCGTCGTCTGCGTCACGGGTCCGTCCGGCGCGGCGGTGAGTTGGTCTCAAGGCCTGGCCGTCGCGCGCGGCGCCGAGGGTCGGGCCGTCAATCGCCTCACCGTGATACGCGGAACGTCGACGGAGACGATCTGGAGCCTCAATCCCGAGCTCGACGAAGTGGATCTCGCCTCGGCCCGGCGGGTCGAGGGTCCCGGCGGCACGGCTGGATGGCTATACGCCCCCGCTCAAGGCGGCGGCTCGCCTCCGGTGATTGTCATCCCCTATCCGGACCGCGTCTATGCGACCCCGCCGCCGACCATGCGCCCCGAGGCGGGCAATCTGACGCTCAACGGCCAACTGCTTGTCGCCGCCGGCTACGCCGTCCTCTATCCGGACCTACCTGTCGGCCCCGAGCCGGCGGCCGGTTTGGCGGACCGAATCCTCGCCGTTGTCGACGCCGCCGCTGCCGAGGGGCTCGTCGATGGCGACAGGATCGGCCTTTGGGGACACAGTTTCGGCGCCTGGGCGGTCGTGCTGAGCGCGTCGCAATCCCCCAGGTTCAAGGCCGTCGTCGCCCTGAACGGATCCTATGACCTGGCCGGATCGCTCGGCAGGCTGTCGAACCATGCGCGTCTGGCGGGCGAAAACGAGGCCGCGATCATGGGAACCGCGCGGTGGCTGGAATCCGGTCAGGTCGGGATGCACGCGTCTTACTGGTCCGATCCGGAGCGCTACCGACGCGGCAGCGCCTTTGAACAGGCCGACCGGATCACGGCCGCGGTTCTGCTGGTGCAGGGCGAAATGGACCATGCGACGGGCGAGGCCGAGGGCATGTACGCCGCTCTTAGACGCCTCCAGCGCCCGGCCGCCTTGCTCTACCTGATCGGCGAGGACCACAGCCTCCATAACCCCGGCAACGCCCGGATCTACTACGAGCAGGTCATCGGCTGGTTCGATCGCTATCTCACCGCGAACGCGCTTCCAGCCGCGCCGTCCACCGTCGAACCCAGGCCTCCGTCAGCGCCAGGGTGA
- a CDS encoding copper resistance CopC family protein — protein MMIRTLVVTAALAFAGAAAAQDPHADHAMPAQAAAPQSGITTVPANGAMTQGSPERFSVTFPHAMVLETVTLSADGQAPVDVTVPAAPAAATVGVALPRLAPGTYTAAWTAEGPDGHKMSGSVSFMVH, from the coding sequence ATGATGATCCGCACTCTCGTTGTCACCGCCGCCCTCGCGTTCGCCGGCGCCGCCGCCGCCCAGGACCCGCATGCGGATCACGCTATGCCGGCCCAGGCCGCAGCGCCCCAATCCGGCATCACGACCGTTCCTGCGAATGGCGCGATGACCCAGGGGTCGCCCGAGCGGTTCAGCGTCACCTTCCCCCACGCCATGGTCCTCGAGACCGTCACCCTCTCCGCCGACGGTCAAGCTCCGGTCGACGTTACTGTCCCGGCCGCCCCAGCCGCCGCCACCGTCGGCGTGGCTCTTCCGCGCCTCGCGCCGGGCACCTACACTGCCGCCTGGACCGCCGAAGGCCCGGACGGTCACAAGATGTCCGGCTCCGTCAGCTTCATGGTTCACTAG
- a CDS encoding RNA polymerase sigma factor: MTDTKQLGVEAQDGINRLYRRYAAWLDRRLRAHVDADAAADVVQETYIRAAPYALSDIRHPKAFLLKIALNLVRDESRKEGRRRRDRAFQRPAEAEAAPQFDQVLLEQVIRSMPQLYRDVFVLSRFGGMTYPEIAQSFGISVKTVEWRMSRALEYCASRLDL, encoded by the coding sequence GTGACCGATACGAAGCAGCTTGGTGTGGAGGCGCAGGACGGTATCAACCGTCTCTATCGGCGCTATGCCGCCTGGCTGGATCGGCGCCTGAGAGCCCATGTCGACGCCGATGCGGCGGCCGACGTCGTCCAGGAAACCTATATTCGCGCCGCGCCCTATGCGCTGAGCGACATCCGCCACCCGAAGGCGTTTCTGCTCAAGATCGCCCTAAATCTGGTCCGTGATGAGAGCCGGAAAGAAGGGCGACGGCGGCGGGATCGGGCGTTTCAGCGCCCGGCCGAAGCGGAGGCCGCGCCCCAGTTCGATCAGGTTCTGCTCGAGCAGGTAATCCGGTCCATGCCGCAACTCTACCGCGACGTCTTCGTGTTGAGCCGCTTTGGCGGTATGACCTATCCGGAGATCGCCCAGTCGTTCGGGATCAGTGTAAAAACGGTGGAATGGCGAATGTCCAGGGCGCTCGAGTACTGCGCGTCTCGGCTGGACTTGTAG
- a CDS encoding helix-turn-helix transcriptional regulator, giving the protein MSGREAECLLWVSRGKSSADIGQIVGLSPRTVDSYIEKACAKLGVRTRIEAVAVGVRTGIIDPEDG; this is encoded by the coding sequence TTGAGCGGCCGCGAAGCCGAGTGTCTGCTCTGGGTCAGCCGCGGAAAGAGTTCCGCGGACATCGGGCAGATCGTTGGGCTCTCCCCACGAACGGTCGACAGCTATATCGAGAAGGCTTGCGCCAAACTCGGTGTACGAACCCGGATCGAAGCGGTCGCGGTCGGGGTTCGCACCGGCATCATCGACCCCGAAGATGGCTGA
- a CDS encoding FecR family protein, whose translation MTIEAEAEIRRTEAAEWFSKLNQRQVTTADIKEFSDWRRDPENARAFSRLEAMWDAAGTLAKTPEMAALTEDATNRARQAPPSRRRSPSGRLIPLGAAGAVALALAVGSWSWWSAQRPDAYDTAIGEQRTVRLEDGSRIILDTDSHVTVRFSGSQRLVTLASGRAMFEVQGDAARPFLVKAGDTEVTAIGTRFDVRRTGAGAQVVLVEGKVAVRREAASRSAWTLAPGQQVTTSAQRPAVVAVNVPAATSWTAGRLTFENTPIAVAVAEVNRYSPSPVELRDDRISSIRVSGVFDAGDVDGFVAALRDLYALEATRAPDGHLVLTGPA comes from the coding sequence ATGACGATCGAGGCTGAAGCCGAAATCAGGCGCACGGAAGCGGCGGAATGGTTCAGCAAGTTGAACCAGCGCCAGGTCACGACCGCCGACATCAAGGAATTCAGCGACTGGCGGCGGGATCCTGAGAACGCCCGCGCCTTCAGTCGTCTCGAGGCGATGTGGGATGCGGCCGGAACGCTCGCGAAGACCCCCGAGATGGCGGCGCTCACGGAAGACGCGACGAACCGGGCCCGCCAGGCCCCGCCCAGCCGGCGCAGAAGTCCTTCTGGCCGCCTGATCCCGCTCGGTGCAGCGGGCGCGGTCGCCCTGGCGCTCGCAGTGGGAAGCTGGTCGTGGTGGTCCGCCCAACGACCGGACGCTTATGACACCGCCATCGGCGAGCAGCGCACGGTAAGGCTCGAGGACGGCTCACGCATCATTCTGGACACGGACTCCCACGTCACGGTCCGGTTCAGCGGTTCCCAGCGGCTGGTGACCCTGGCCTCCGGACGCGCCATGTTCGAGGTGCAGGGGGATGCGGCCCGCCCCTTCCTGGTGAAGGCCGGCGACACCGAGGTGACCGCGATCGGCACCCGCTTCGATGTCCGCAGGACCGGCGCCGGCGCCCAGGTCGTTCTGGTCGAGGGAAAGGTCGCGGTCCGGCGGGAGGCGGCGTCGCGGTCGGCCTGGACGCTCGCGCCCGGACAACAGGTCACCACGTCGGCCCAACGCCCCGCGGTCGTCGCGGTGAACGTGCCGGCGGCGACGAGTTGGACGGCCGGCCGCCTGACATTCGAGAACACCCCGATCGCCGTCGCCGTGGCGGAGGTCAATCGCTACAGCCCTTCGCCGGTCGAACTGCGGGACGATCGAATCTCCAGCATCCGTGTCAGCGGCGTGTTTGACGCCGGCGATGTCGACGGCTTCGTCGCGGCGCTGAGAGACCTCTACGCCCTCGAAGCGACCCGGGCGCCGGACGGCCATCTCGTCCTGACGGGTCCCGCCTGA